The genomic stretch ACAGAATAACGTGTCAACTCTTTTCAGCTCTCATGAACTTGGGGCTGATGATCACTTATTTTCCCCAGGCTCACTTGAAAAGCTGGAGGCGGAGATCAGTGAACTTGTCAAATCGGCAAGAGGGCCTGTATCGATTGCTTCACTTCCTATGTTGTATTATGAGAAGTATGGCAGGATGCTTCAGGCTGAAGGATACCTCACTGAGAGCCAGCGGCATGGTCGTGCTGGTTATAGCTTAACAAAACTTCTTGCTCGGCTGAAAACAGTTCGGCTAATTGACAGGTTTTTTCCCCCTTCATTATTTGTGTGGGTGTTTGCATTTTTAAATGAGCCGAAGACTTATAATTCTTTGGATTATGGTAAATTTGTGTAGACCACATGGCCAACATTCAATAATTTTAGCAGAAGATGCTTCAAAACACATTAATGAACATCGAGGTGAAAGAAATGATTCTGGTTCAGTTGCTAGTGGATCTCGTCAAATATACTTGACTTTCCCATCGGAAAGTACATTCACGGAAGAAGATGTATCCGACTACTTTGGGTATTACAAGTCTCATATTCCTCTATCAGTTCTTCTCATCATTTCCTTTTAGTATACATTGTGTATCTTGCTTATTATCGCTATTGGCCTATATTTCAGGGAATTTGGGAATGTGGAAGATGTCAGAATCCCTTGCCAACAAAAGCGGATGTTTGGATTTGTTACATTTTCAAGTGCTAATACTGTGAAGACGATTTTAGCCAAGGGGAACCCACATTTTGTTTTTGGGTCTCGTGTTCTTGTCAAACCTTATCGAGAAAAGTCCAAGCTTGTTGAAAGGTGATTCTTTTTTTAGCTTAGATTCTTAGAATAGTGTTTCGTGAACTGGTGATGCAATGCTTATTGAGTTATTGATGTCTAATTCCTTATATTATCGCAGGAAGTACACGGACAAAAGTGATCATTGTAAGTATTCCATGAACCTGACTTTTGTTAAATCAATTGTGCAACACGAATACTTAGGCCATTAGGCGTCCGTTGGTCACTGAACTGTAGAATCCAAATGCAAATTCCCATCCTCGACTAAAACGTTAGGGAAACCACAAACCAAATTTTTAGATTTCAGTATATTTCTAGTTTCAGATATTAATAATAAGAACTGTGGAACGATATTTTTTCTGATGAGCTTGCCCTGCAGTGCCTAGATGCGAGCCCCCAAGGTTTTTGCGGAGACAACTAATGGAGCAGCAGGAGCAAGCTCTTGAAATGGAAAGGAGACGCCTTTCTGAATTGCAGTTTGAACGTAAAAATATTCGCAATAGGCAATTTATCGGGTATGACATGCAGGACCAAGATTTCTTTGAATGTAAGTACTTCAGATCAGTGGCTTGGCCTGATTTCTACTTGGTCTCCCTTTGTGGTGCGGCATTTCGAGTTCTGACCATTTCTTTTACGCAGTTGCTTCCAAATATACTAGAATGGAGCAATACCATTACCTGTTGGATGCCATTAATAACTGTTCCGTCACTGATGAAAGCTCAAAGTATCTTGGCATAAACTATACTGATCAAGAAAGGTATGATTCATGCCCTGTATTTCATTGAGTAATACCAGACCATGAAAATCGTTAGACGACAAACTAAGTACTTTAAAAAGCGCATACAATTTAGGGGGTCATTTTGCATCATTGATTATTCTACGTTTGTCAGCAGTCAGGGGATTAATCTTCCGGAGAGCCCCTTTGCACCAGCAATCGGAAGCAGCATTTCTGCAGTCATCTAGTTTCCAGCCGTACAACAGCTGGAATTATACGGGAAGCAACGTAGGTTATTGAAAATTCGAAGCTCTAACATCTTTGGTCTGATACACAAATCAGTTGATTTCTTTTGTTTTTGCCAAATCCCACCATCTGTAAAAGTATATATAACAGAACAACGGCTTGAAGTTCAGAAATCAGAAGCGTCTCCTCCATGCGATCTTGGTTGAAGGAGTACTAATATCAACAGAAGAATATGATTACACAAAAATGAAGACTACGTAAGAAGATTTTCACAGGTTctaatattattttaattttttgcacATTGTAGCaaaaatgtgaaaaaaaaaaaacaattgctAATATCTCGTAGAAGAGATGTATTATAGTGTTGGCGTAGGGATTAAGATGAAAGCGTAAAAAGAAAGAATGGTCCTTTAGGTTTGATGCGCAGTGGGTTCAGAGTAGAAAATACTCCGTATATGTTTTAAACCCTCTGTACTCCCGAGCCATAGGTGAAAAATACCGTGTAACATTTTGACAAAAGAAAAGGGCAGATAGATAGTAGCCCGTTGTATGCATTTTACATAATCTAATGAAATTTAGTTTCTGTTTGTTTATATACTCTGAATCGTGATTCTGAATGCAATTTACTTGATATACCTCTAGGGTTATTATGTCGAATTAAACAGAACTAACCCGAAAGGCTGAAATCGACTCAGGTGCGCGAGCGCAATACACAAAATGACAGTTGACACCAGCTAAATCGAAATCAAGCTTAAATGGTCAGTTTGTCAGATCAAAAGACAATGACATCCTAGCTGCCAGAATCCAGCTACTTCCTATATGAACAGCAAATACACAGTAATTTGCTGAAACTGATGGGAAAAAATGCTGTCAGATCATACTAGTTTTGGTACATGACCTAGTAAAAGGGAAATGAATGTTTAAGACGTACATATTCATTCGTCTTAAACATAAAACGAGTCAGATaagatagataagacaaaagcagaatgcaTTAAAATTAGCAAAAGAAAAATTGTCTCATCTATGCAAATGGAGTGCTATTTAACCTATTATAATCTTAAAAGGGATATTGTCCGTCTTAAGGAAAGCCTACTCAAAACGGAAAAGTAAGAAAATGAACGAGACATTCATAAAGAATACGTAAAGAATTAACCGGGACAAAAGGAGAAATAGAGAATGCAAAAATGAGGTCACAATAACTCAAAATTGCAGAACAGCTGTAGAATACACTAAAATGGGAAGTTACACTTCATTTTACAGACTCTATGACATGGGCTAAACTAGGTAACTTTTAGCTAAAAATGAACAAGGGTACATTTATTACGTAATCACTTGTTATTGCAAGTAGGAGTAAGATTAACTGTTGCTGTCACCATTTTAACTGTCAATTTTTTAGCAAGTTCAGTAAATCTTAggcgctgtttggtaaacagcatattggccaatttttagcatattcaagggttttagcatgtttgaccaatcaatatgctaattttagtgtttggtaaacaacatattgaaacagtatatttggggtcaatatatCTTTGTTTTTTACAATCTTTACCCCAAAGATATTAGTTAAAGATATTGTAAAATAGAAATctttctccattttacaaagaaaagtaacaatctactaatcgtaatctgccaattaccaaacactcaaattaattctgctaattataatatgctagtcaaaccttctgataaaatctgtcatttataatctgcttttgcaatctTCTTATGCTGAAATTAAGCCGCTTTTGACCAAACAGGGCCTTAGTGCAGTTGAAGTTGAACTCAGTTGGAAGTATTTATGATTCTGACTTCATTGTCTTTATGCTTTTTCTGAGGATTAATCAATCATACATCCAATCATTTGTTGAGCTGCAGAATATCCCTTTAGACTTTTTTTCTTCgaaaattcttgtttaagactaCAATATCCGTTTTAAATTTAAGCTGGTCAAATATGTTGGATAAGATGGAAAAAAGGATGAAGGACTAACAAAAGTTATATTCTATatatgcaagtgagagcgtattGACCTGTTTTCATCTTAAAGACGTATACCCAGGTCAAaagaaagatttttttttttttttttaatgattgcCTATTTCAATGTAAGTTTTACTTTTTTCACGTGACCTAAAGAGTACTCGGCCTAATTATTCACAAAATGTCGTTTCTTAATATGTAATGGCACTAGTCATTTAAACCAGGTTCTAAGTTCGAGTCTAAGGTCGAGTAATTTCATCTAGTGACGATGTCTGGCATGTTCCGAGAGCCGCTATTTCTTCAATTACGCTCCTTCACTCATCTTGTTTTATGATTCGTAAATACCGTAAAAAGTCATTAGAAGATTATATTGCACTCCcctgtctcaatcatttatttacatttttttttatttttttgtaaggaatattttaattaaagataaaCAGATGAATGAGACGAAATAGTAAGCCAAACCTTCATACTTATGTTGGTCACTTGAGATATTCTCTACTCAGCAAATACATGTGAACATTAATTCTTGAAGGAGAACCACGAATCATCCCAATCCTTGAGACCTTAAAATACAGTCTACGTGGTCTAAATATAACTTTAAAAACTTCATTTTCTTAAAATTATTACTCTAAAATCTAAATTTAATCAATGTTTAGCTCTTCCTATCTGCTCAACTTCTAATTAAAACTACAATGAACCTTCTCTTGTCTCCCTCTTCCGGCATCCCCTTACGCAACACCGGACCATGTCTTAAACCATGCGTGGCGCTATCTGATCTGAATCCTGTTTTTACAAACAGTCAAAAGCGTGTTATAAAATATAGAGAATCGAAGTTGAAGGTGAGAGCATTAGGTGATGTTTCATCAAGTGTAGACCCTGTTCAAGCTCAAGTCACTTGGGAAATTGTTGTCGGTTCTTTAGgtttgtttcttccttatttataATCGTAAATTCTCATTTTTGACgttgtttaaaaaaaaagagGTGGTTATAGATCTCGGTTATTGAGGTATATACTCGTAATGTCAAAAGTTTATGTTTGATTTTAGATTGATTTGTTAAAATTATCGTTTGTCGAATCCTGTTTATGCAGCTGGTGTAATCCCTTTCATTGTCGCGGGAATCGAGTTCAATAAAAGAATTGTAAGTAATTGTTTGCCATTACGGATACAAAAATTGATCAAGTCCGAATTTAATCACCTCTAACATAGAAAGAAAGACGAACAGGGAAGCTAATATACCTTGTGGTACCGCAGGTAGCTCAAAGAAGATGCGAGGTGTGTAGAGGATCGGGATTAGTTCTCCGGGACAAGAAAT from Silene latifolia isolate original U9 population chromosome 5, ASM4854445v1, whole genome shotgun sequence encodes the following:
- the LOC141656978 gene encoding zinc finger CCCH domain-containing protein 18-like produces the protein MDLSDATKILLDRIQKLEPEIGTKIMGCILIQDHGEREMIRLAYAPEKLLENLVQKTKLQLGYLAKPSVSASMSPPISVNSSPLSDVPLNYLSFSSNGSQPYSSPHSFRALPTPYWDQNIPTPEQQQFFHPEFDSFGDSVVGFSDQSDIVNTGSGCFLGDMVSMRRNRYLSGQIEIPVKTCHYFNRGFCKHGNACRYLHGQNNVSTLFSSHELGADDHLFSPGSLEKLEAEISELVKSARGPVSIASLPMLYYEKYGRMLQAEGYLTESQRHGRAGYSLTKLLARLKTVRLIDRPHGQHSIILAEDASKHINEHRGERNDSGSVASGSRQIYLTFPSESTFTEEDVSDYFGEFGNVEDVRIPCQQKRMFGFVTFSSANTVKTILAKGNPHFVFGSRVLVKPYREKSKLVERKYTDKSDHLPRCEPPRFLRRQLMEQQEQALEMERRRLSELQFERKNIRNRQFIGYDMQDQDFFEFASKYTRMEQYHYLLDAINNCSVTDESSKYLGINYTDQESQGINLPESPFAPAIGSSISAVI
- the LOC141656981 gene encoding uncharacterized protein LOC141656981; protein product: MNLLLSPSSGIPLRNTGPCLKPCVALSDLNPVFTNSQKRVIKYRESKLKVRALGDVSSSVDPVQAQVTWEIVVGSLAGVIPFIVAGIEFNKRIVAQRRCEVCRGSGLVLRDKKYYFRCPGCGGFLPWQSWKRFFSG